The following proteins are co-located in the Sporolactobacillus pectinivorans genome:
- a CDS encoding ROK family protein, giving the protein MYLGGIEAGGTKFVCAVGDENGNVLARERIATTDTKTTLSGVVDFFKNFKIEGLGIGSFGPVDLNRESPTYGYITSTPKQGWTNYPLVQTMEEALHVPVGLTTDVNAAALGELYNGAAKGLDGCLYITVGTGIGAGLVSQNRLLQGLSHPEMGHILLRRHPDDDFEGICPYHHDCLEGLASGPALEARWGKPANELPVTHKAWEIEADYLAQALMQYVLIVSPKKIIIGGGVMKQTQLFPKIREKLQKLLAGYIDLSEVKEKIDEYIIPPALGDNAGITGALILGSQVLKNKGISQF; this is encoded by the coding sequence ATGTATTTGGGAGGAATAGAAGCAGGAGGGACAAAATTCGTCTGTGCCGTAGGTGACGAGAACGGGAATGTTCTTGCCAGGGAAAGAATTGCTACAACAGATACAAAAACCACTCTAAGCGGAGTTGTTGATTTTTTTAAAAATTTTAAAATCGAGGGACTGGGTATCGGTTCATTTGGACCGGTCGATTTGAACCGTGAGAGTCCGACGTACGGATATATTACATCCACGCCAAAGCAGGGCTGGACCAACTATCCGCTGGTTCAGACAATGGAAGAGGCACTGCATGTACCGGTCGGTCTGACAACGGATGTAAATGCAGCTGCGCTTGGGGAATTATACAATGGCGCGGCAAAGGGGCTGGATGGATGCCTTTATATTACAGTCGGAACGGGCATTGGTGCCGGCCTTGTTTCCCAAAATCGCTTGCTGCAGGGACTTTCCCATCCGGAAATGGGGCATATTTTACTGCGCCGTCATCCGGACGATGATTTTGAAGGCATCTGTCCCTATCACCATGACTGTCTTGAGGGTCTGGCATCCGGCCCGGCGCTGGAGGCACGATGGGGAAAGCCGGCAAATGAATTGCCGGTGACCCACAAAGCATGGGAAATAGAAGCAGACTATCTGGCTCAGGCACTCATGCAGTATGTGCTGATTGTTTCTCCGAAAAAAATCATCATCGGCGGCGGTGTGATGAAACAGACGCAACTCTTCCCGAAGATCCGCGAAAAACTGCAAAAACTCCTTGCCGGATACATCGACCTTTCAGAGGTTAAAGAGAAGATTGATGAGTACATTATTCCACCGGCACTCGGAGACAATGCCGGGATTACCGGAGCATTGATCCTGGGCAGTCAGGTTTTGAAAAATAAGGGTATTTCGCAGTTCTAA
- a CDS encoding putative bifunctional diguanylate cyclase/phosphodiesterase produces the protein MTKLQKNEKGGRRAMIRIMDRVMLPGNNVSAALKISLVGIIYLLAEGLIMFRSADWFLVCVLMQGQMLISVYLALRYIRSGYMAALGLNIVAVIQEIHLVMINRPNASFFFIFYIDIILAISLITYYAMRSHKIYQEALRQKEEISVAYYRAAVSEEQLWKKNRELESSNQVINRDKQEMYRLANIDPLTQLPNRRMLQRRLDEIGKEAKEQNRSFALVFIDLDNFKNVNDTLGHQAGDELIRYMAFNLSRLTHTADMLGHFGGDEFVLIIRRALQKEEIMSYIRRLAAMLKKPAVLGNMKIAVSASFGIAMFPQDSPHVSELLRFADSAMYQSKRDGKNRIRFFEKSLLDDLMNETKLVQGLKSAIQNRELYLVLQPQYFAEGGELRGFEVLIRWKSLKFGFVSPTRFVRLAEKNGMILQIGEWALKQTCLMMKNLERQYGCSVKLAVNVSAVQAMEPDFVGTVARILNETGFDPHHLEIEITETAFSNSMNPVHQMIAGLHELGVVVALDDFGTGYSSLSYLQQLPFDLVKIDKTFIDKIGLDLQSNQFVSTIISMVHQMNIPVLAEGVETEQQRDFLRLKNCDLIQGYLYGKPMSVSSVRELLDRLKNKATKKSIDQNFSAKKD, from the coding sequence ATGACGAAATTACAAAAGAACGAAAAGGGCGGGCGCCGTGCGATGATTCGTATTATGGATCGGGTGATGCTTCCAGGCAATAATGTTTCAGCAGCTTTAAAAATTTCTCTGGTGGGAATCATTTATCTGTTGGCGGAGGGGCTGATTATGTTCCGCTCAGCCGACTGGTTTCTTGTCTGTGTCCTAATGCAGGGGCAGATGCTCATTTCCGTTTATCTGGCGCTGCGTTACATCCGGTCCGGATACATGGCTGCCCTCGGGTTAAATATCGTCGCCGTCATTCAGGAAATTCATCTGGTGATGATCAACCGGCCGAATGCAAGTTTTTTTTTCATATTTTACATAGACATCATTTTGGCGATATCCCTGATTACTTATTATGCCATGCGCAGCCATAAAATTTATCAGGAAGCACTTCGGCAGAAGGAGGAGATTTCTGTAGCATACTACCGGGCAGCGGTCTCCGAAGAACAGCTCTGGAAGAAAAACCGGGAGCTTGAATCCTCAAATCAGGTCATTAACCGGGACAAACAGGAGATGTACAGGCTGGCCAATATCGATCCGCTGACTCAGCTTCCGAACCGGCGGATGCTTCAGAGAAGGCTGGATGAAATAGGAAAAGAGGCGAAAGAACAAAACCGTTCGTTTGCTCTTGTCTTCATTGATCTTGACAACTTTAAAAATGTTAATGATACACTGGGCCATCAGGCCGGCGATGAACTGATTCGTTACATGGCCTTCAACCTTAGCAGACTGACACATACTGCCGACATGCTCGGGCATTTTGGGGGGGACGAGTTTGTACTGATTATTCGGCGCGCTCTTCAAAAAGAGGAAATTATGTCCTATATCCGCAGATTGGCTGCCATGCTGAAAAAACCGGCAGTTCTTGGTAACATGAAAATTGCTGTCAGTGCAAGCTTTGGCATCGCTATGTTCCCGCAGGATTCCCCCCATGTTTCTGAACTGCTGAGGTTTGCCGACTCGGCGATGTATCAATCCAAAAGGGATGGCAAGAACCGGATCCGTTTTTTTGAAAAATCGCTGCTTGACGACTTGATGAATGAAACAAAACTGGTCCAAGGTTTGAAATCTGCTATTCAAAACCGGGAGTTGTATCTTGTTTTACAGCCGCAGTATTTTGCGGAAGGTGGGGAGCTCAGGGGATTTGAAGTGTTAATCCGATGGAAATCCCTGAAATTTGGCTTTGTTTCACCGACGAGGTTTGTTCGGCTTGCCGAGAAAAACGGAATGATTCTGCAGATCGGCGAATGGGCGTTGAAACAAACATGTCTCATGATGAAAAATCTTGAGAGACAATATGGCTGCAGTGTTAAGCTTGCAGTCAATGTGTCAGCTGTCCAGGCGATGGAACCGGACTTTGTGGGGACTGTGGCCAGAATTCTGAATGAAACAGGATTTGATCCCCATCATCTGGAAATTGAAATCACAGAAACCGCCTTCTCCAACTCAATGAATCCGGTCCACCAGATGATCGCCGGACTTCATGAGCTGGGAGTCGTTGTTGCACTGGATGACTTTGGAACAGGATATTCATCACTCAGCTATCTTCAACAGCTGCCGTTCGATCTTGTGAAGATTGATAAAACGTTTATAGACAAAATTGGCCTTGATCTTCAAAGTAATCAGTTTGTCAGCACGATTATTTCCATGGTGCATCAGATGAATATCCCTGTCCTTGCCGAAGGCGTAGAGACTGAGCAACAGCGGGATTTTCTCAGACTTAAAAACTGTGACTTGATTCAGGGTTACCTTTATGGCAAACCAATGTCGGTCAGTTCAGTCCGCGAATTGTTGGACCGCCTTAAAAATAAGGCCACAAAGAAGTCGATTGATCAGAATTTTTCAGCTAAAAAGGACTGA
- a CDS encoding MDR family MFS transporter, which yields MKWRDWDINLKVRLIGEGVFNLLFWMFFPFMAIYFSDHFGQQAAGLLLILSQLFGTVLGLFGGYCADHFGRKRMMIFSAAGQAVCFVFFALANSPWLVSPMLTFISFSLLGLFGQLYWPASSAMIADVVPEEHRAGVFAIFYTSINVTVVIGPLLGGIFFFNYRFFFLTICSIVSFILLWVLQRWIHETVPLTVDQHQHQEATGNWIFYLKQQMRDYGVIFRDRIFLLYILAGVLVAQTFMQLDLLIAVYTTNQVPRQLLTFFGNFSFDLDGKNLFSAMVSLNGLCVALFTVIVTKWMTKFREGGVFMGSALCYGVAMILMGSTVNIWLLFFGIVMFSWAELMTVGVQDSFVAKLAPEDLRGQYFAASGLRFSLGRTIAPIAIPMTVWLGYSWTFTILGMVAFMGMGLYGILFSMFYRKQHFVTLNE from the coding sequence ATGAAATGGCGCGACTGGGATATCAACCTTAAAGTCCGTTTAATTGGGGAAGGCGTTTTTAATTTGCTGTTCTGGATGTTCTTCCCGTTTATGGCCATTTATTTTTCTGATCATTTTGGACAGCAGGCAGCGGGCCTGTTGCTTATTCTGTCGCAATTGTTCGGCACGGTGCTCGGTCTGTTTGGGGGCTATTGTGCTGACCACTTCGGCCGTAAGCGAATGATGATTTTCTCTGCTGCCGGCCAGGCAGTGTGCTTTGTCTTTTTTGCGCTTGCCAATTCCCCATGGCTTGTGTCTCCGATGTTGACATTTATCAGCTTTTCACTGCTCGGCCTGTTCGGGCAGCTGTACTGGCCGGCCAGCAGCGCGATGATTGCCGATGTTGTACCGGAAGAGCACCGTGCCGGAGTGTTTGCCATTTTTTATACATCGATCAACGTGACTGTAGTCATCGGCCCGCTTTTGGGCGGCATATTTTTCTTCAACTACCGCTTCTTCTTCCTGACAATCTGCTCAATTGTAAGTTTCATTCTTCTCTGGGTTTTGCAGCGGTGGATTCACGAAACGGTTCCGCTTACAGTCGATCAGCATCAACATCAGGAAGCAACTGGAAACTGGATTTTTTATCTGAAACAGCAGATGAGGGATTATGGCGTTATTTTCAGAGACCGTATTTTTCTGCTCTACATTCTAGCGGGGGTGCTCGTTGCGCAGACTTTCATGCAGCTTGATCTGCTGATCGCTGTCTATACGACAAATCAGGTGCCACGCCAGCTATTGACTTTTTTTGGCAATTTCTCGTTCGATCTGGACGGAAAAAATCTGTTCAGTGCGATGGTATCGTTGAATGGGCTTTGTGTCGCATTGTTTACTGTGATTGTAACGAAATGGATGACAAAGTTTAGAGAAGGCGGCGTCTTTATGGGGTCGGCATTATGTTATGGCGTCGCGATGATTCTAATGGGCTCGACCGTTAACATCTGGCTGCTGTTTTTTGGTATTGTGATGTTCTCCTGGGCGGAGCTGATGACTGTCGGCGTACAAGACAGTTTCGTAGCAAAGCTGGCACCGGAAGATTTGCGCGGACAGTATTTTGCAGCTTCCGGATTACGCTTTTCTCTCGGGCGGACGATTGCGCCGATCGCCATACCAATGACCGTCTGGCTCGGCTATTCCTGGACGTTCACGATACTCGGCATGGTTGCTTTTATGGGTATGGGCCTCTATGGCATTCTGTTTTCTATGTTTTATCGGAAACAACATTTTGTGACCTTGAATGAATGA
- a CDS encoding amidase, whose protein sequence is MEQSRFGAFIKDDMNIEPVGSGILDHLHFAVKDVFAVQGHTNSAGNPEWEKTHQPAVKNAWTIDRLLGNGATLRGMTVTDELMYSLKGDNVHFPPTINPRLPDCFTGGSSSGSAVAVAGRLTDFAIGTDTGGSIRIPSSYCGLFGMRPTHGVISLDGVIPLAPSYDTVGWIAENAEILEAVGKCLLPGQEMYPFRHFYKLRETWKLLTSSSVTSILRRAVSRIFQDTPVQDCPLPYSTLPELVETFRMIQGWEAWKLHGRWIEENVPQFGPDIAGRFEAASKIKQDEAYQRAVEIKAQFGREMSNFLGQDGLLILPTTYGSAPKRSASVEEAEKVRAQTMKLTCIAGVSGLPQITVPLIDHDHPVGLSFISGRGTDRQLLTFVRNISEKTSKS, encoded by the coding sequence ATGGAACAGAGCCGATTTGGTGCCTTTATAAAGGATGATATGAATATAGAACCAGTTGGAAGCGGGATTCTTGATCATTTGCACTTTGCCGTCAAGGATGTTTTCGCAGTGCAAGGACATACGAACAGTGCAGGGAATCCGGAGTGGGAAAAGACCCATCAGCCTGCAGTCAAAAACGCCTGGACCATCGACAGGCTACTTGGAAACGGAGCAACGCTGCGCGGGATGACGGTTACCGATGAACTGATGTACAGCCTGAAGGGTGACAACGTCCATTTTCCGCCGACGATCAATCCCCGCCTCCCGGATTGTTTTACCGGAGGTTCATCAAGTGGTTCGGCGGTGGCTGTAGCAGGCAGGCTGACTGACTTTGCTATCGGTACAGATACAGGTGGATCGATCCGCATTCCTTCATCATATTGCGGCCTTTTTGGCATGCGGCCGACGCATGGAGTAATTTCCCTAGACGGCGTTATTCCTCTGGCACCCAGCTACGATACGGTCGGCTGGATAGCAGAAAATGCAGAGATTCTAGAGGCGGTGGGCAAATGTCTGCTACCCGGACAGGAGATGTATCCTTTCCGGCATTTTTATAAGTTGAGAGAAACGTGGAAGCTGCTTACATCGTCATCAGTCACATCGATTTTAAGAAGGGCTGTCTCCCGGATTTTTCAAGATACGCCGGTTCAGGACTGCCCTTTGCCATATAGCACACTTCCGGAACTCGTGGAAACCTTCCGCATGATTCAAGGCTGGGAGGCCTGGAAGTTGCATGGCCGTTGGATCGAAGAAAACGTTCCCCAATTCGGTCCCGACATTGCCGGTCGTTTTGAAGCAGCATCAAAAATAAAACAGGATGAGGCTTATCAACGTGCAGTGGAGATCAAAGCGCAGTTCGGCCGGGAGATGAGCAACTTTCTTGGCCAGGACGGTCTGCTGATCTTACCGACGACCTACGGATCGGCACCGAAACGTAGCGCTTCTGTCGAGGAAGCTGAAAAAGTGCGTGCACAGACGATGAAACTGACATGCATAGCCGGGGTTTCTGGTCTGCCTCAGATTACGGTTCCTCTCATCGATCACGATCATCCGGTGGGGCTCTCTTTTATTTCCGGGCGCGGAACAGACAGACAGTTACTGACATTTGTCCGCAACATTTCGGAAAAAACGTCCAAAAGCTAA
- a CDS encoding iron-containing alcohol dehydrogenase family protein encodes MAADNHQIVVPTLLDVRKGNLSEIGQLLGRHNFKKVVVFFGQGLTDLLGDKVFQSLKKSSIDVLKTAEITDIDIDDVVDHAFQLPFQTEAVIGIGGGKALDAAKYTALLRKWPFISIPTSMSNDGFSSSNTSLTIHGRRISVHAKMPYGILIDIDVIKSAPECFIYSGVGDLVSKITAAEDWIFEEKNGKTRVDDCALMLSKKAVNSFVRTDFGTIKDDLFLKELADSLTMAGISMEIAGSSAPTSGSEHLMSHALDTYSKHPQLHGVQVGIASYLMSKVQNHRFERITKVLKGTGFFDFAKTVGMTTDDFDLAIDKAPEMKPMRYTYLHVQNYRDLAHKILHEDPILQDVLK; translated from the coding sequence ATGGCAGCCGATAACCATCAGATTGTCGTTCCGACGTTGCTTGATGTGAGAAAGGGAAATTTATCGGAAATCGGCCAGCTGCTTGGCCGTCATAACTTCAAGAAAGTGGTTGTTTTCTTCGGCCAGGGATTAACAGATCTTTTGGGCGATAAGGTTTTTCAGTCATTGAAGAAAAGCAGTATCGATGTGCTGAAGACCGCTGAAATCACTGATATTGACATTGACGATGTGGTCGATCATGCTTTTCAGCTGCCTTTTCAGACGGAAGCCGTCATTGGAATTGGAGGGGGAAAGGCGCTGGATGCGGCAAAGTATACAGCTTTGCTTAGAAAATGGCCGTTCATCAGTATTCCGACATCGATGTCAAATGATGGTTTTTCCAGTTCCAATACATCGCTGACCATCCACGGACGCCGGATATCAGTTCACGCCAAGATGCCTTACGGGATTCTCATTGATATTGACGTGATCAAGAGTGCACCGGAATGCTTTATTTATTCCGGTGTCGGTGATCTGGTTTCGAAAATTACCGCTGCCGAGGACTGGATTTTTGAGGAAAAAAACGGAAAGACGAGAGTGGATGATTGCGCGCTGATGCTGTCAAAGAAAGCGGTAAACAGTTTTGTACGTACCGATTTCGGCACGATCAAGGATGATCTCTTCCTGAAAGAACTGGCGGATTCGCTGACTATGGCCGGCATTTCGATGGAAATTGCAGGCAGCAGCGCACCGACAAGCGGCAGCGAACATCTGATGTCGCATGCACTGGATACGTATTCGAAGCATCCACAGCTGCATGGTGTCCAGGTGGGCATTGCAAGCTACCTGATGAGCAAAGTGCAGAATCATCGCTTTGAACGAATTACGAAAGTGCTGAAAGGCACCGGTTTCTTTGATTTTGCCAAAACAGTTGGCATGACAACAGATGATTTTGACTTGGCGATTGACAAAGCCCCGGAAATGAAACCGATGCGTTACACTTATCTCCATGTTCAGAATTATCGCGATCTGGCGCATAAAATTTTGCATGAGGATCCGATCCTTCAGGACGTTTTGAAATAA
- a CDS encoding NAD(P)-binding domain-containing protein, with amino-acid sequence MSLEALNERVKKDLSYLVVDSPDWIRPIHHPDGHVYDAIIVGGGQCGLGIAFGLLRERISNILIIDENEEGKEGPWVTYARMVTLRTPKQLTSIDFGIPSLTFRSWWEAQFGQQGWETLDKIPRGDWMNYLRWYRKVLNLPLRNKVKLNLIEPSEDGLYRLHVSGEGMPTDILLARKVILATGIQGGGQWYVPPMIRDKLPKRLYAHTSEMIDFDALKGKKIAVLGGGASAFDNANYALKKGAMEVHVFVRRKAIQCINPIRQMELSGIIEHFHTLNDAEKYAVMAHFFKLNQPPTNDIFKRASSWPEFYLHLRSPWLDVKAADGRARVTTPQGTFSYDFLIISTGLRTDPALRSELKLVESHIARWKDRYKAPTGIANPVLDAHPYMSSGFALLGCDEEGKKLLHGLFAFNYSAMVSCGLSASALSGMKYSLPAIASAVADQLFFDSHKDYLNSFFSYDESEFTGEWPKKTQI; translated from the coding sequence ATGAGCCTGGAAGCTTTAAATGAACGTGTAAAAAAAGACCTCTCTTACCTGGTCGTGGACAGTCCGGACTGGATCCGCCCGATCCATCACCCTGATGGCCACGTCTATGATGCGATCATTGTTGGCGGTGGACAATGCGGCCTGGGTATTGCTTTCGGCCTCCTGCGTGAGCGTATCTCTAATATTCTGATCATCGATGAAAATGAGGAAGGTAAAGAAGGACCGTGGGTCACTTATGCCCGTATGGTAACACTTAGAACGCCAAAACAGCTGACGTCCATCGATTTCGGTATCCCTTCTCTGACATTCCGTTCATGGTGGGAGGCTCAATTCGGGCAGCAAGGTTGGGAAACACTTGATAAAATCCCGCGCGGTGACTGGATGAATTATCTGCGCTGGTATCGTAAAGTCCTCAACCTGCCACTCCGAAATAAAGTGAAGTTGAATTTGATCGAGCCTTCCGAAGATGGACTCTATCGCCTGCATGTTTCAGGAGAGGGAATGCCGACAGATATACTACTGGCCCGCAAAGTTATTCTGGCGACCGGGATTCAGGGCGGCGGACAATGGTATGTGCCGCCGATGATCAGAGACAAACTTCCGAAGCGGCTTTATGCCCACACTTCAGAAATGATTGACTTCGATGCATTAAAAGGAAAGAAAATCGCCGTTCTCGGCGGTGGCGCTTCAGCCTTCGACAATGCTAATTACGCCCTGAAGAAAGGCGCAATGGAAGTCCATGTTTTTGTCCGGCGCAAGGCAATCCAATGCATCAACCCAATCCGTCAGATGGAGCTCTCCGGAATAATCGAGCACTTCCATACATTGAATGATGCGGAAAAATATGCGGTCATGGCCCATTTTTTCAAACTCAATCAGCCGCCCACCAATGATATTTTCAAACGTGCTTCTTCATGGCCGGAGTTTTATCTTCATCTTAGATCACCATGGCTTGATGTCAAGGCAGCTGATGGCCGTGCACGCGTGACGACGCCACAGGGCACATTCAGCTACGATTTTCTGATTATCAGCACCGGACTGCGCACCGATCCTGCGCTGCGCTCTGAGCTAAAACTTGTTGAAAGCCATATTGCCCGCTGGAAAGACCGTTACAAAGCCCCAACCGGGATTGCCAATCCTGTGCTCGACGCCCACCCTTACATGAGCTCCGGCTTTGCACTGCTGGGCTGTGACGAAGAGGGGAAAAAGCTTCTGCACGGCCTTTTTGCCTTTAACTATTCGGCGATGGTCAGCTGCGGTCTCTCAGCCTCGGCACTTTCGGGCATGAAATACAGTCTGCCCGCCATCGCATCTGCTGTCGCCGATCAGCTTTTTTTCGACAGCCACAAGGATTATCTGAACAGCTTCTTCAGTTATGATGAATCCGAATTTACCGGTGAATGGCCGAAAAAAACACAAATATGA
- a CDS encoding MtnX-like HAD-IB family phosphatase, translating to MTKRFLFLSDFDGTLSEKDFFHVIIDRHFQKESEKLYADWDNKVMTDLEYLSRLFGSIGRDEAGIDEDIDQIPFDPDAKRVIEHVRKLGGDFIVISAGTDYYIKRLFNRYGIHDVPIISNPGEYRDRGIRLNVDPAGRYYSKLYGIDKEKVAHDLMKDYDTVFFAGDSLPDLKAALLADTIFAKGKLQGLLDSENRSYVPICSFADIENYLVSHEEALENGSR from the coding sequence ATGACAAAACGATTCCTTTTTTTATCGGATTTTGATGGCACACTTTCAGAGAAAGATTTTTTCCATGTCATTATTGATCGTCATTTTCAAAAAGAGAGCGAGAAACTCTATGCGGATTGGGATAATAAAGTCATGACCGATCTGGAGTATCTGAGCCGTCTGTTTGGGTCAATCGGGCGGGATGAAGCCGGTATTGACGAGGATATCGATCAGATTCCGTTCGATCCGGATGCGAAAAGAGTGATTGAACATGTCCGGAAACTGGGCGGTGACTTTATTGTGATCAGCGCGGGCACCGATTATTACATCAAGCGGCTATTTAACCGCTACGGCATCCATGACGTGCCGATTATTTCTAACCCGGGTGAGTACAGGGATCGCGGTATCCGTCTGAATGTCGATCCTGCCGGACGCTATTATTCAAAACTGTATGGCATTGATAAGGAAAAAGTAGCGCACGATCTCATGAAGGATTACGATACAGTCTTTTTTGCCGGAGACAGCCTTCCAGATCTGAAAGCGGCGCTGCTTGCTGATACGATTTTTGCAAAAGGAAAATTACAGGGGCTGCTGGACAGCGAAAACCGGAGCTATGTTCCAATCTGCAGTTTTGCCGACATTGAAAATTATTTAGTCAGCCATGAGGAGGCATTAGAAAATGGCAGCCGATAA